Proteins co-encoded in one Aspergillus fumigatus Af293 chromosome 6, whole genome shotgun sequence genomic window:
- a CDS encoding tethering complex subunit PEP5 codes for MKLSEDTDQLSSQWKAFNFFDVSSVKLPEDCSSILKSDLTSLSAGSSNLFIASTDGVVHIVSAGFKIVRCFKAADNGSITHIKQIEGTSLLITIAEDLPNEPVLKVWALDKPEKKTGVPRCLSTTSIQNARRPFPISAFAALEDLSQVAVGFGNGSVTIIRGDLIHDRGARQRIVFESEEPITGLEVQSGVSSTLFISTTSRILTLVISGRGQGQPARVLDDSGCGVGCMALDRDTGDIVVAREDAIYTYGPHGRGPSYAFDSPKNSINVFRDYMALVCPPRAALGSLRSQADEIFSTTTFTLLDTDLKFIAHSESLAASVRHVFIEWDDLFLLSTDGKVYRYREKSLQQKLEILYQRNLYILAINLAQKKGIDALQQNAIYRKYGDFLYQKGDYDTAMQQYLRAIDNTEPSQVIRKYLDTQRIHNLIEYLEELHDHDRATVDHTTLLLNCYAKLKDTNKLNSFIKAPGELKFDLETAIAMCRQGGYYEQAAYLATKYGENDMVIDILIEDSKKYAEAVEYIWRLEPDLDKAYHNLMKYARVLLANCPQETTELFMAYYKGQYRPRTEVEVPAAPQTQPTSTLQSLAGFLPLSLINAGSGTKAEKTKDIVDEETKIERPTPSYEIPRPRTAFSAFVGRPQEFIAFLESLIDLETLKEEDKVDIYTTLFEMYLDTAKRKKGSAEKEEWENKAKTLIEGKDIPISTSNVLLLSDLSNFREGSTLVREQEGLRSDIFRSFTSAKDTHGAIKALRKYGPEEPQLYVDALTYFASSPAILEEAGDELDVVLKRIHDDGLMSPLQVIQALSNNSVVTMGRVKKYLSDNIERERKEISTNRRLISSYNSETEKKRQEIEQLGTKPVVFQARRCNACGGALDLPTVHFLCKHSFHQRCLNKVDEDAECPMCAQENSTIKAIRRRQVESADQHDLFKGELQRAKDRFGVVSEFFGRGVMRPQSTMES; via the exons ATGAAGCTCTCAGAGGATACTGACCAGCTCTCTTCGCAGTGGAAAGCGTTCAACTTCTTTGACGTCTCCTCAGTCAAACTTCCAGAAGACTGCTCGTCAATATTAAAA TCCGATCTCACGTCTCTCAGCGCCGGCTCCTCTAATCTCTTCATCGCATCTACCGATGGCGTGGTACATATCGTCTCCGCTGGATTCAAGATCGTACGATGTTTCAAGGCAGCGGACAATGGCTCCATTACGCATATCAAACAGATAGAAGGCACATCACTGCTTATAACCATTGCGGAAGATCTCCCGAACGAGCCCGTGCTGAAAGTGTGGGCGCTCGACAAACCCGAGAAGAAAACCGGAGTTCCGCGTTGCTTGTCTACAACGTCGATACAGAATGCGCGGAGGCCGTTTCCG ATATCTGCCTTCGCGGCTCTGGAAGATTTGTCGCAGGTAGCGGTGGGATTTGGCAACGGATCGGTCACAATCATTCGCGGCGACTTGATTCATGATCGTGGTGCCCGACAACGCATTGTCTTCGAGTCGGAGGAGCCGATTACTGGGCTTGAGGTACAAAGCGGGGTGTCATCGACACTCTTTATCTCGACAACGAGTCGAATATTGACCTTGGTCATCTCTGGCCGAGGACAAGGTCAACCAGCGCGTGTACTGGATGACTCTGGGTGCGGCGTTGGATGCATGGCGCTTGACAGAGACACCGGAGATATTGTTGTTGCTAGGGAGGACGCCATATACACCTATGGGCCGCATGGTCGTGGCCCGAGCTATGCATTTGACAGCCCAAAGAACTCCATCAACGTATTCAGGGACTATATGGCCTTGGTATGTCCTCCAAGGGCTGCGTTGGGAAGCCTTCGCAGCCAGGCCGACGAGATCTTCAGCACAACGACTTTCACGCTGCTTGATACGGATCTCAAGTTTATAGCTCATTCAGAATCCCTGGCAGCGTCTGTCAGGCATGTTTTCATAGAATGGGACGACTTGTTCCTCCTTTCGACAGATGGAAAG GTATACCGTTACCGAGAAAAGAGCCTTCagcagaagctggagataCTCTACCAACGCAATCTTTACATTTTGGCCATCAACCTCGCGCAGAAAAAGGGCATTGACGCTCTACAGCAGAATGCCATCTATCGCAAGTATGGCGACTTCCTCTATCAGAAAGGCGATTACGACACAGCCATGCAGCAGTACCTACGGGCTATTGACAATACTGAACCGTCGCAGGTTATACGGAAG TACCTTGATACACAGCGTATTCACAACCTAATCGAGTATCTTGAAGAActtcatgatcatgaccgAGCTACCGTTGATCACACCACGCTTCTTCTAAACTGTTACGCCAAGCTCAAAGATACGAACAAGCTAAATTCCTTTATCAAGGCTCCAGGAGAGCTCAAGTTTGACCTGGAGACGGCCATCGCTATGTGCCGACAAGGAGGGTATTATGAGCAGGCAGCCTATTTGGCTACAAAATACGGTGAGAACGACATGGTCATTGATATCTTGATTGAGGATTCGAAAAAGTACGCTGAAGCCGTGGAATACATCTGGAGGCTTGAGCCGGACTTG GATAAGGCCTACCATAATCTGATGAAATATGCCCGAGTATTGCTGGCAAATTGTCCTCAAGAGACTACGGAACTTTTCATGGCGTACTACAAGGGGCAGTATCGACCAAGAACAGAGGTGGAGGTCCCAGCTGCACCTCAGACACAACCAACCAGTACTTTGCAAAGCTTGGCTGGTTTccttcctttgtctttgatTAACGCGGGTTCCGGGACGAAGGCTGAAAAGACCAAGGAtattgttgatgaggagacaAAAATTGAAAGACCGACACCAAGCTATGAAAttccaagaccaaggacaGCTTTCTCGGCTTTTGTGGGCCGCCCGCAAGAATTCATTGCATTCCTGGAGTCACTCATCGACCTGGAAAcgctgaaggaggaggacaaaGTCGACATTTATACAACCCTCTTTGAGATGTACCTGGACACAGCAAAGCGAAAGAAGGGTTCTGCTGAAAAGGAAGAATGGGAAAATAAAGCCAAAACTCTCATCGAAGGGAAAGAC ATTCCGATCTCGACTTCCAACGTCCTTCTCTTATCAGATCTGTCTAATTTCCGAGAGGGATCTACCCTCGTACGCGAGCAAGAAGGGCTTCGGTCTGACATCTTTCGGTCTTTTACTTCGGCAAAGGACACCCACGGAGCTATCAAAGCTCTGCGGAAGTATGGGCCAGAAGAGCCTCAGCTATATGTGGACGCTCTCACATACTTCGCCTCAAGTCCGGCCATCCTTGAGGAAGCTGGCGACGAGCTCGACGTGGTACTCAAGAGAATCCACGATGACGGACTGATGTCGCCATTACAAGTAATACAAGCATTGAGCAACAATTCTGTGGTTACCATGGGCCGAGTCAAGAAGTATCTCAGCGACAACATAGAGCGCGAGCGGAAAGAAATCTCCACT AATCGCCGCCTGATATCCAGCTACAACTCAGAAACCGAGAAGAAAAGGCAAGAAATCGAGCAACTGGGTACTAAGCCCGTCGTTTTCCAGGCCCGTCGGTGCAACGCGTGCGGTGGAGCTCTGGACCTTCCTACCGTGCATTTCCTCTGCAAGCACTCATTTCATCAGCGCTGTCTCAATAAGGtggatgaagatgctgaATGCCCGATGTGTGCGCAAGAAAACTCCACCATCAAGGCTATCAGGAGGCGACAGGTGGAGTCAGCGGATCAGCATGATCTCTTCAAGGGAGAGCTTCAACGAGCAAAGGATCGATTCGGCGTTGTTAGTGAGTTCTTCGGTCGGGGTGTGATGCGGCCGCAGAGTACCATGGAATCATGA